The Puniceicoccales bacterium DNA segment GAGATTCGGGCTATTGTCCATGGCTCCCCAGGGTCAGGATGTTTTATTTTCCGAAGAGCGGGTAGAATTTGGCCGAAATTTTTGCAATAAACTGTGGAACGCCTTTCGGTTTAGACAAACTTCTTTTGCAGAACAAGATAAGACCATCGAAGGAATTTTTTCCAAAATAGATCCTAAGAAAATTTCCCAGATAGATGTGGCCATATTGACCCAAATGTTAAAGAGCCTAGTAGAATTCGAAGAAGCCTTGGCTGAATATGAATTCAATAAGGCCGTACAGATAATTTACGCGTTCTTCTGGAAAGACTTTTGTGACTGGTACCTGGAAGTATCTAAGATAAACCGAAGCCCATCGACCATTGCAATATACGATCTAATTCTAAGGCAATGTCTACTGGTCTTGCATCCATTTATCCCATTCATAACCGAGGAATTATGGCACGCAGCAGGCTATGGAAGTGGATTCATAAACGATGTAAAATTAGCTACACCGACAGACCTATTAAGAAATATAAATGCCATCGGCCTAGAATTGAGCGAAGATTCTCTGCTTGAAGTTGCTGTGGTTAGAGAATTTATATCATCAGCCAGATCTTTGAAATCCAAATATGGATTGGCCGCCAAAAAAGACCTGACTTTTTATTATAAAGCAGCCGATGATCCGAAGGCCATCCTGGTCCGACACGGCAAAATTATTCAGCATTTCATTGGTGCAGAAAAACTCATAGAAACTGATTCGCCCATGGACCTGCCAGCAACCCTAAGTTCTGCCATAGTGATATATATGGATCTGGCCGGACAAATAGATTTGGCCAATGAAAAACAAAAAATCTTCGACG contains these protein-coding regions:
- a CDS encoding class I tRNA ligase family protein, producing the protein RFGLLSMAPQGQDVLFSEERVEFGRNFCNKLWNAFRFRQTSFAEQDKTIEGIFSKIDPKKISQIDVAILTQMLKSLVEFEEALAEYEFNKAVQIIYAFFWKDFCDWYLEVSKINRSPSTIAIYDLILRQCLLVLHPFIPFITEELWHAAGYGSGFINDVKLATPTDLLRNINAIGLELSEDSLLEVAVVREFISSARSLKSKYGLAAKKDLTFYYKAADDPKAILVRHGKIIQHFIGAEKLIETDSPMDLPATLSSAIVIYMDLAGQIDLANEKQKIFDELQKITQLIAKNQSKLNDSLFMSKAPPQVIQGAKKLLEENLKKQIELKFLLDSLNSLKI